Within Parachlamydiales bacterium, the genomic segment CTTCGTGCGCTAGTAAGAAAGAACGCTTGTAATAACCTAAGAATATTTCCTTCTTTTTAAAGCTACGCCGTAATTGGAATATCGCTCCGATAGGAGAATCTTCCGCTACTCGGAAAATCCATGCGCAACCGCCATGCCAGGGGGCTAACTGATGATTGCTGAAAAATAAAGGGGTCCAAAGAGGGGCGATGCCGAAGAGTGGACGTGTGACTTGCCACGCTTCTTCAGTTAAGGGCTGGTCTTCCGCTTCCATTACTTCCGGAGGAATAATTGAACCGTGATCTTTAGATAGTATCGTCCTTAAATGTAGGCAATAATCTACTCTTTTATAATAGTCAGCTTCTTCTTCTTCAGGTCCGGGAAATAAGCCTAAACTGTTATACTCCAATAATTTATCATTAATTAATTCCATATCAGCCTATTTCTAAGTCAGCGCTTTTCTTTATCGTTATCTTGTGGCAAGATAAGACAATTATAATTTCCCGGCACGAGGTTTCTAATGTTATCGGATGATTACGAGGAGTTCACCGACGCGCAACGACGCATCTTGGAGCGTTACGTTACGAATACGCATAGCCATATTTTTGCTTTGCGCAATCTTCCCGAAGTCATAAAAGGAGCTCTTTTCTCCCGTTACTCACGCTCTAATTTAGGCTTGCGTTCCTTGCTATTGAAGGAGTTCATTGGAAATGAAGATGAAGCCCATTTCTCTGAAATTGCAGGACAACCTCAAAATTATAGTACTGAAAGTCAACAAGAAGCTATCCAGAAAGCCCAGAATTTCTATGACCGAATCCTGGACGGCTACGGCGATGACTCCATTGGCGAACTCGGTGGAGCACATATTGCCATAGAAAATATTTCCATGCTCGCTGCAAAGGCTATTGAAGACTGCAGAATTGGCGGCTCCCCCTTAGAGAAGTCCACCCGCTATGTCTACTTTGACCAGAAAGTGAATGGTGAATACCTTTTCTACCACGAACCTATCCTAATGACCTCCGCCTTCAGAGATGCCTATATCTCCACCTGTAATCACCTATTTGAAACTTATAGCGCACTCATCCCCCCTCTGACGCAGACTTTTGAAAAAACATTTCTGAAAGACCCGGCCATCTCCGCTACCGCTTACAAAGCTGCTCTGCGCGCCAAGGTCCTAGACTGCTTAAGAGGTCTTTTACCGGCGTCCACCCTAACAAACATGGGTGTGTTTGGCAACGGCCGTTTCTATGAAGGGCTGCTGCATAAAATGCATTGCTATACTCTCACCGAAATGCAAGACATCGGCCGCCGCATGCATGAGGAGCTTACAAAAGAAATACCTTCTTTCGTCCGCCGCTCTTCCCCCTCGCACCACACTCATACCAATTACAGTTCTTTCTATGAGAACATGCTCAATGATCTCCATCAAACAGCCTTCCTTTTTGCAGACGCAGCCGACCGCTCCATGACTCCCGGTGTACGCATGCTTGACTATGACAAGGAAGGCCCCCTCAATGTAGCAGCAGCCTTATTATTCCCGCACTGCAATAAAGGCTTGGGAGAGCTGCGCAAACTATGCCACGAAATGTCCGAAGAAGATATCGCACGCATTTTAGACGCTGCCGCAACAAGCAGGGACAACCGACGCCAGAAATCTCCGCGCGCATTAGAGCATGCAACCTTTACCTTCGAAATCATCGGTGACTACGGCTCTTACAGAGATCTTCACCGCCACCGCATCCTGACACAAGAAAAGCAAATGCTTACTTGCGACTACGGCTTCTATATACCGCCGGAGATCGAAGGCAGCGCGCTGGAAGACGATTACAACGAGGCCATGTTCCGTGCAAAAGAAGCCTACGATATGATTGCCGTTGAGTTTCCTGAAGAAGCCCAATACGTGGTCCCTATGGGCTATCATTTACGTTGGTATTTCAATGTTAATTTGCGGGCCCTGCAATGGCTCTGCGAGCTACGCTCATCTCCCGCCGGACACCCAACCTATCGCTTCATAGCTCAAGAGATGGCAAGGCAAGTATGCGAGATATGTCCTGCCTTTGAACGGTTCTTTAAATTTGTCGACTATGAAGGCTATCAAATGGGCAGATTAGGACAAGAGCAACGAAAAATAGAAAAACAACATTTATTAGATGCATAATTGGGCAAAATTTCTAGGCGGTATATTGCTTGTCGCCGGAACGACTATCGGCGCTGCCATGTTAGCATTGCCCGTATCCGCAGGTGTAGCAGGATTCATTCCCTCCTTAGTTCTTTTTATCTGTTTTTGGCTGTATATGACCTATACAGCCTTGCTGTTTCTTGAAGTGAACACCTGGTCAGGCCAAAGAACCAATCTGCTTACTATGGCCAAAATGACCTTAGGCAGACCAGGAGAAGCTATCAGCTGGACGGCTTATCTTTTTCTTCTCTATTCTTTGCTCACAGCCTATATTGCCGGTAGTAGCGCCATCATCAGCGATCTGTTAACCAGCACTTTCAATATCCCTCCACTAGGTGCTTGGTGCGGTATTCCCCTAGTACTTTTGCTGGCCTACCTACTATTAAGAGGGACGGCACACGTAGACTATTGGAACCGCTTCCTAATGATTGGTTTAGCTGTCAGCTATTCCGCAATGTTAATAATGCTTTCCCCTTATGTTGAGACTGAAAAGCTTATCCGATCCGACTGGCCGACTGCTTTTTCCGTCGTCTCTGTCGTAGCTACTGCCTATGGGTTCCATATCATTATCCCTAGCCTCTACAGCTATATGCATGGAGACATCAAAATCCTTAAATGGACCTTATTAATAGGCAGCTTCATCCCTCTCGTCATCTATGCCCTCTGGCAAATGATCGCATTAGGCATCATACCATTTGAAGGGGCTAACGGACTATTACAAGGATATCAAAAAGGGGCTAACGGCGCGACGTTACTAGCCAATGCTATCAATACCCCTGTATTAAGCCTTATCGCACAACTATTCAGTTTCTTTGCCATTGTCACCTCTTTTATTGGGGTCGCTTTAGCTCTATGCGACTTCCTCGCCGACGGATTTAAATTACAACGTACACATACGAATAACCTTATGTTAGTGTGCTTGGTTTTCATCCCCCCCTTCCTCATCGCCATCACTTATGCGCGCGCATTCCTTACAGCGCTGGAGATTTCAGGCGCTTATGGCGTAGTTTTCCTTCTAGGTCTTATGCCCGCCCTTATGGTATGGAGAGGTAGATACATACAAAAGAGATTCGAAGGGTATGCCGCCCCGGGCGGAAAAATTACCTTGATCGCTGCTATGCTATTCTCTTTTCTTGTGATAGGATTAGAAATAGCCAAATCACTTTCCCTTCTGTAAATTTATGACTGAGTTCAAACTAGCAACTGACTTTCTTCCACGCGGAGATCAGCCACATGCTATTGATGCCCTCGTAAAAGGCATTAAAGAAGGAAAGAAAGCTCAAGTCTTACTCGGCGTTACAGGTTCAGGCAAAACCTTTACGATGGCTAATATTATAGAGAGAGTACAAAAACCTACTCTGGTCCTTGCCCACAATAAAACCTTAGCCGCACAGCTTTATCAAGAGTTCAAATCTTTCTTCCCTAACAATGCTGTCGAATATTTTGTTTCTTATTATGATTACTACCAGCCCGAAGCCTATATTGCCCGAACAGATACCTATATAGAAAAAGACCTAGCGATCAATGACCAGATCGACAAAATGCGATTAAGCGCCACAAGGTCACTGCTTGAGCGCAATGATGTCATAATTGTAGCATCAGTCTCTTGCATCTACGGCCTAGGCTCTCCAGAATATTACCGCGGAATGAATCTTAATATCCAAGTAGGACAAGAGCGGCGTCGTGACGAAATCCTTTTGCACTTGGTAGAGATGCAATACAAACGAAATGATATGGATTTCGCTCGTGCGACTTTCAGGGTCCGTGGCGATATCCTTGATATTTTTCCAGCATATGAAGACTCGTTAGCTTACCGCATAGAGCTTTTTGGCGACGAAGTGGAAAAAATAACAGAAATCGACCCTCTGACAGGTAAATCTAGAAAGTCCATCGATTCCATCACTATCTACCCAAGTTCGCACCACGTTACACCTGAAGAAGTGCGCCTTCATGCCATCGAGACCATTAAAGATGAACTTAAACTTCGCATGGCGCATTACGAACAGAATAAATTGTATGTAGAACACCAGCGCATACACCAACGCACAATGTATGACTTGGAGATGATCAAAGAAATAGGATTCTGCAAAGGCATTGAGAACTATTCACGTCATTTCAGCATGAGGAATCCTGGAGATCCCCCTCCCTGCTTGATCGACTATTTTCCAAAAGACTACCTTCTCTTTGTAGATGAATCCCATCAGACCATACCGCAAATGACAGCTATGTATAATGGCGACCAAGCCCGCAAACAATCGCTAGTTGAATTTGGTTTCAGGCTCCCTTCCGCATTTGACAACCGCCCCCTTAAATTCGAAGAATCCTACGCCCGCTTCAATCAAGTCGTCTACGTATCTGCAACTCCAGCTAACTGGGAGATCCAAGAAGCTGACGGTGAGATTGTCGAACAATTGATACGCCCCACCGGACTTTTAGACCCTGTCATAGAAATACGCCCCGCTGCTGACCAAATAGACGACTGTCTCGCTGAAATCCATGCACATACCAAGAAAGGCGGCCGCGTCCTTGTCACGACACTAACAAAAAGGCTTTCCGAAGAGCTTTCAAAATATCTGATCGAGCTCGGAATCAAAGCAAAATACCTCCATTCCGATATCGATACCATCGAGCGCATGCAAATTATCCAAGATCTGCGCAGAGGAAATTTTGATGTACTCGTAGGGATTAACTTATTAAGGGAAGGATTGGATATTCCTGAAGTTTCGCTAGTCGCTATCCTCGATGCCGATAAGGAAGGCTTTCTCCGCAGTAAAACTTCGCTCATCCAAACATGCGGCCGTGCAGCCCGGAATTCCGAAGGCCGCGTCATCATGTATGCGGATAGAATGACAGAGTCGATCCGGCAAACAGTGGAAACGACTGAAAAAAGACGGGCACTCCAAGAGAAGTACAACACGGACCACGGAGTCACCCCTAAAACAATTAAAAAAGAGATCATTCCTTTAGTCTCGGATGAAGAATACGAAGAAGTATCCTACTCCGGCTCTAAGAGAGGAAAATCCAAACGCGCAGCAGAACCAAAACACGAATATCTAAGTTTAAATGAGATACGCCAAAAAGTCAGCCTTCATTCCCAAGAAATGCGCCTTGCCGCAAAAGAAATGCGCTATGAAGATGCTGCCCATCAGCGCGATCTGATGAGAAAATATGAACAAATGGAACTTAACTATTCAGATCTTAACGAACTTTGAAAGGAAATCTGTAATTCCCGTAGTTTTTTTTAGCCTTTTCATTTAACCTTTGTACATACAATTAGGAGATTTATGCAGTTCATAGCAATGATGTTTCCGTTAACCACACGTGAAGTATATGCGCCCTGCTCATTCAGCGTAATTACTGATATACTAGAATTCACTGCAATGCGGCCTATTCCTATCTATTTATCGAACCAAAACCGCTTTTGAATTTTATTGCCACTAAGATTATACTCTATCTCACCGGCAAAGTTAGCAAAAATTTTAAGTTATATTGAGGATCTTTTTTCATGAGTTACCTGGAAGAAATAAAAAGCCAAATTAATCATAGGGACTTTTCTAAGCTTCTCATCCTATGGGAAGAATACTGTGCAAATGATATTGTAGATGTCGAAGAATATAAAGAAATCCTCGAAACAATTAAAAACTCCGACCTTTCAATCCCCTTCGGAAAATATGTCGAAAATGGACTCACCCTCTGGAGCCTAATCGATAACTTAGAAGATTCCTATGAAGTTCTCAGATTGCTCATCGATCTTCAAACGACAAATACTCCCACTCTAGCAGATATCACTATCGATGCCATCAAAAAGAAACACCCCAATGATCCACATTTTAATGAACGCATCCGTCTAGTAGGCTTAAGAACAAAGCAAAACTTCCAAGGCTCAATTTCCAATTACGAACTGCTCCACCACATGAAAAAAGGCAATTATGTTTTCCATAATGGCGGATGGGATGCAGGCGAAATTGCAGACGTCTCCCCCGTGCGTGAACAACTTGCAGTTGAATTCGAATTCGTTGCCGGCAGCAAACACTTCACCTATACCAACGCCTTTAAAACACTGACACCTCTTCAAAATAGCCATTTCCTTTCCCGCCGTTTTGCCAACCCCGACATCCTTGAACAACAAGCACGTGAAAATCCTAACGAAATTATCCATACGCTTCTAAGAGACCTTGGCCCTAAAACAGCCGCAGAAATTAAAGACGAACTCTGCGAACTCGTCATCCCAGAGAAAGACTGGACCAAATGGTGGCAATGGTGCCGTACCAAACTAAAAAAAGATTCTCTTATCGACACCCCTAATAGCATTAAACAGCCATTCCGCCTACGTAAAGCCGAATTAACTGAAAAAGACATGCTCCAACAGGCGTTACAGCAAACAGCATCACCTAACGAAATCATCCTGCAATGCTACAATTTAGTGCGTGATATTCCTGCTGTCCTAAAAAACCCAGATGTCAATAAGATGCTTCGCCAAGCTATGCTAGGCTTATTCGATACCAAAGATATCTCCCCTTCAATCGCCATCCAAGTCAGCATTTTCTTTGAAAACACCTTCAATGAAACATTAGACAGCCGCAGCGTCGCCACTATTATCCAAAATAGCAACGACCTTCCCAAACTTATCGATGGCATAGAAATTCTAGCTTATAAAAAACGTGTTCTTATAGCCATCAGAGAACACCGCCCTGATTGGATTCCCCTCTTCCTCGGTTTCTTCAATAACCTCACTAATGCCCCCTTAAGAGACTACGTTCTAAAAGAACTCAATGAAGGCGAAGCTAAACCATCCCTTTCCGATGCAATAAACGAACTTCTCCAAAACCCAACGAAAAATCCGGAACTCTTCGTTTGGTATTTCCAGAAAATCGTAGGAAAAGAAAGCAAAGATCTGCCCTTCAATGACAATGAAAGCCAACAATTCTTTTTTGAATCCTTCCTGATCCTCTATAACTCCATAGAACTGAAAACCGAATACCGCGAACTCCTGAAAAAAATGTATGCCATCCTTTCAGGTCAACGCTTCTCCGTGGTAAGACAACTGCTCGAAGGAACTAGCCTCGAATTCGTCAAAGAATACCTACTCCTCGTCAGCAAATGCCAAACATTAAGCGATCATGACGTCAAAATCCTCCGTTCTCTAGCTGAAGTTGTCCACCCTTCCTTAATTGTGCGGAAGAAAACGAAAAA encodes:
- a CDS encoding FAD-dependent thymidylate synthase, whose protein sequence is MLSDDYEEFTDAQRRILERYVTNTHSHIFALRNLPEVIKGALFSRYSRSNLGLRSLLLKEFIGNEDEAHFSEIAGQPQNYSTESQQEAIQKAQNFYDRILDGYGDDSIGELGGAHIAIENISMLAAKAIEDCRIGGSPLEKSTRYVYFDQKVNGEYLFYHEPILMTSAFRDAYISTCNHLFETYSALIPPLTQTFEKTFLKDPAISATAYKAALRAKVLDCLRGLLPASTLTNMGVFGNGRFYEGLLHKMHCYTLTEMQDIGRRMHEELTKEIPSFVRRSSPSHHTHTNYSSFYENMLNDLHQTAFLFADAADRSMTPGVRMLDYDKEGPLNVAAALLFPHCNKGLGELRKLCHEMSEEDIARILDAAATSRDNRRQKSPRALEHATFTFEIIGDYGSYRDLHRHRILTQEKQMLTCDYGFYIPPEIEGSALEDDYNEAMFRAKEAYDMIAVEFPEEAQYVVPMGYHLRWYFNVNLRALQWLCELRSSPAGHPTYRFIAQEMARQVCEICPAFERFFKFVDYEGYQMGRLGQEQRKIEKQHLLDA
- a CDS encoding aromatic amino acid transport family protein, which encodes MHNWAKFLGGILLVAGTTIGAAMLALPVSAGVAGFIPSLVLFICFWLYMTYTALLFLEVNTWSGQRTNLLTMAKMTLGRPGEAISWTAYLFLLYSLLTAYIAGSSAIISDLLTSTFNIPPLGAWCGIPLVLLLAYLLLRGTAHVDYWNRFLMIGLAVSYSAMLIMLSPYVETEKLIRSDWPTAFSVVSVVATAYGFHIIIPSLYSYMHGDIKILKWTLLIGSFIPLVIYALWQMIALGIIPFEGANGLLQGYQKGANGATLLANAINTPVLSLIAQLFSFFAIVTSFIGVALALCDFLADGFKLQRTHTNNLMLVCLVFIPPFLIAITYARAFLTALEISGAYGVVFLLGLMPALMVWRGRYIQKRFEGYAAPGGKITLIAAMLFSFLVIGLEIAKSLSLL
- the uvrB gene encoding excinuclease ABC subunit UvrB; translated protein: MTEFKLATDFLPRGDQPHAIDALVKGIKEGKKAQVLLGVTGSGKTFTMANIIERVQKPTLVLAHNKTLAAQLYQEFKSFFPNNAVEYFVSYYDYYQPEAYIARTDTYIEKDLAINDQIDKMRLSATRSLLERNDVIIVASVSCIYGLGSPEYYRGMNLNIQVGQERRRDEILLHLVEMQYKRNDMDFARATFRVRGDILDIFPAYEDSLAYRIELFGDEVEKITEIDPLTGKSRKSIDSITIYPSSHHVTPEEVRLHAIETIKDELKLRMAHYEQNKLYVEHQRIHQRTMYDLEMIKEIGFCKGIENYSRHFSMRNPGDPPPCLIDYFPKDYLLFVDESHQTIPQMTAMYNGDQARKQSLVEFGFRLPSAFDNRPLKFEESYARFNQVVYVSATPANWEIQEADGEIVEQLIRPTGLLDPVIEIRPAADQIDDCLAEIHAHTKKGGRVLVTTLTKRLSEELSKYLIELGIKAKYLHSDIDTIERMQIIQDLRRGNFDVLVGINLLREGLDIPEVSLVAILDADKEGFLRSKTSLIQTCGRAARNSEGRVIMYADRMTESIRQTVETTEKRRALQEKYNTDHGVTPKTIKKEIIPLVSDEEYEEVSYSGSKRGKSKRAAEPKHEYLSLNEIRQKVSLHSQEMRLAAKEMRYEDAAHQRDLMRKYEQMELNYSDLNEL
- a CDS encoding GreA/GreB family elongation factor translates to MSYLEEIKSQINHRDFSKLLILWEEYCANDIVDVEEYKEILETIKNSDLSIPFGKYVENGLTLWSLIDNLEDSYEVLRLLIDLQTTNTPTLADITIDAIKKKHPNDPHFNERIRLVGLRTKQNFQGSISNYELLHHMKKGNYVFHNGGWDAGEIADVSPVREQLAVEFEFVAGSKHFTYTNAFKTLTPLQNSHFLSRRFANPDILEQQARENPNEIIHTLLRDLGPKTAAEIKDELCELVIPEKDWTKWWQWCRTKLKKDSLIDTPNSIKQPFRLRKAELTEKDMLQQALQQTASPNEIILQCYNLVRDIPAVLKNPDVNKMLRQAMLGLFDTKDISPSIAIQVSIFFENTFNETLDSRSVATIIQNSNDLPKLIDGIEILAYKKRVLIAIREHRPDWIPLFLGFFNNLTNAPLRDYVLKELNEGEAKPSLSDAINELLQNPTKNPELFVWYFQKIVGKESKDLPFNDNESQQFFFESFLILYNSIELKTEYRELLKKMYAILSGQRFSVVRQLLEGTSLEFVKEYLLLVSKCQTLSDHDVKILRSLAEVVHPSLIVRKKTKNQSLTDGHIIWTTDEGYQRTKNRIQTIGTVEIVENAREIEAARAHGDLRENSEFKFALERRAHLQGQLKFLSEQLNRARIITRDDVNPNEVSIGTIATLSVTGKPDITYTILGPWDADPEKGILSFQSQLAQSLIGLKKGESIRFREEDIVLTEMKTIFDKS